In one window of Aceticella autotrophica DNA:
- a CDS encoding branched-chain amino acid ABC transporter permease, producing the protein MKQVLKNRLIIFAGLIAFYGIIQALISFNFLNDYYVVNIILMGINVILAVSLNLINGFTGQFSIGHAGFMAIGAYSSAIITYKLGLPFPLAILIGGISAGIVGILIGIPSLRLKGDYLAITTLGFGEIIRVIFLNTEYVGGASGLSGIPKYTNWTWVFWLSVITVVLIRNFVNSSYGRCCIAIREDEVAAESMGINTTNYKTLAFALGAFFAGIGGSLYAHNFYIIQPENFGFMKSFDILTMVVLGGLGSITGSVLSAILLTFVYAVLQDYAALRMVIYSLLLIIVMLFRPEGLMGTKEFSFKKLLNRRAAKNELTVN; encoded by the coding sequence TTGAAACAGGTATTAAAAAACAGATTGATAATTTTTGCAGGACTTATAGCCTTTTATGGAATTATACAGGCTCTCATATCCTTCAATTTCCTAAATGATTACTATGTTGTCAATATAATATTAATGGGAATAAATGTCATACTTGCTGTAAGCCTTAACCTTATAAATGGTTTTACAGGGCAATTTTCAATAGGGCATGCCGGTTTTATGGCAATAGGTGCTTATTCATCAGCCATCATAACATATAAGCTTGGTCTTCCTTTCCCACTGGCTATTTTAATTGGCGGTATTTCTGCAGGTATCGTAGGAATATTGATAGGAATCCCTTCATTGAGATTAAAGGGGGATTATCTTGCTATTACAACACTTGGTTTCGGAGAAATAATCAGGGTTATATTTTTAAATACAGAATATGTCGGTGGCGCCAGCGGACTTTCCGGCATACCAAAATACACCAATTGGACATGGGTATTCTGGCTTTCTGTAATAACAGTTGTATTAATTAGAAATTTTGTTAATTCAAGCTATGGAAGATGCTGTATTGCCATAAGAGAAGATGAAGTTGCAGCAGAATCTATGGGAATAAATACAACCAATTATAAAACCCTTGCATTTGCTTTAGGAGCGTTTTTTGCCGGAATAGGCGGCTCTCTTTATGCACATAACTTCTACATTATACAGCCTGAAAATTTTGGTTTCATGAAATCATTTGATATCTTGACAATGGTTGTATTAGGCGGTCTTGGAAGCATTACCGGTTCAGTCTTATCAGCAATTCTCCTAACATTTGTATATGCTGTACTGCAAGATTATGCAGCACTTAGAATGGTTATTTATTCATTGCTCTTAATCATCGTAATGCTGTTTAGACCTGAAGGGCTTATGGGAACCAAGGAATTTTCCTTTAAGAAATTGTTAAACAGGAGGGCTGCAAAAAATGAACTTACTGTCAATTAA
- a CDS encoding ABC transporter ATP-binding protein, whose translation MNLLSIKNLSKNFGGIKALIDVNIELKKGSLTGLIGPNGAGKSTVFNMITGIYPPSSGTITFNGVNITTKPYKNTKLGIARTFQNIRLFKNLTVLDNVKIPEHLHVEYGILSSFLQGPKYLKGEKAEDNEAIELLKIFNLDKFKMNLAKNLPYGEQRKLEIARALATKPLLLLLDEPAAGMNPQETKELLDTVKFVRDKFNITVFLIEHDMSFVMELCEDIYVMDYGEIIAHGTPDEIKRNPKVIAAYLGEDTNEITLEGGIS comes from the coding sequence ATGAACTTACTGTCAATTAAAAATCTTTCTAAAAATTTCGGAGGTATAAAAGCCCTTATCGATGTAAATATAGAACTTAAAAAGGGTTCTCTTACAGGGCTTATCGGACCTAACGGTGCCGGTAAATCTACGGTTTTTAATATGATAACAGGTATTTATCCACCCTCAAGCGGCACTATAACCTTTAATGGGGTTAATATTACAACAAAACCTTATAAAAATACAAAACTCGGCATTGCAAGAACCTTTCAAAACATCAGGCTTTTTAAAAACCTTACTGTACTTGACAATGTCAAAATTCCTGAACACTTACATGTAGAGTACGGTATATTAAGTTCATTTTTACAGGGTCCTAAATATCTTAAAGGTGAAAAAGCAGAGGATAATGAAGCAATAGAACTGCTGAAAATTTTTAATCTTGATAAATTTAAAATGAACCTTGCCAAGAATCTTCCATATGGTGAACAAAGAAAATTAGAAATTGCAAGGGCTCTTGCTACAAAGCCACTGCTTCTACTTCTTGATGAACCAGCTGCAGGCATGAATCCGCAAGAAACAAAGGAATTGCTTGATACTGTAAAATTTGTGCGAGATAAATTCAACATTACTGTATTTCTTATTGAACACGATATGTCATTTGTAATGGAACTATGTGAGGATATATATGTTATGGATTATGGAGAAATAATCGCACATGGCACACCGGATGAAATCAAAAGAAACCCCAAGGTTATAGCCGCATATCTCGGTGAAGACACAAACGAAATAACACTTGAGGGAGGTATTTCATAA
- a CDS encoding ABC transporter substrate-binding protein, whose amino-acid sequence MKKSLKYLPLFLCIVLVFSLLSGCSKNTPSTSSANDKIKVGALFELTGQVASYGTSEYNAVKLYIDDVNKNGGLLGKQIELLKTDNKSASDESINQATKLIVQDKVVAILGPATTGATKAASSIAMDKKVPLITPSGTSLDVTVDPNTNKVKSEIFRACYTDPYQGKVMGEFAAKDLKAKNAILYIDDKSDYSKGLAQSFKEQFEKLGGKIIDKEAYVANDQDFKSALTKIKGLNADVIFVPGYYQDTAKIVRQAREMGINTPFLGGDGWDSPDLVKIAGASALNNVYYSNHFISSDPDKTVQDFIQKYKAAYGVEPDAFAALGYDSAGMLVQAIKNANSADPAKITDALSKLQNFKGVTGSITIDKQHNPIKQTVIIELKDGKQILKKKISAK is encoded by the coding sequence ATGAAAAAATCACTCAAGTATTTACCTTTATTTTTATGCATTGTATTAGTTTTTTCTTTATTATCAGGATGTTCTAAAAATACACCGTCTACTTCTTCAGCAAATGATAAAATCAAAGTAGGTGCACTATTTGAATTAACAGGACAGGTTGCCTCATATGGCACATCTGAATACAATGCTGTTAAACTTTATATTGATGATGTCAACAAAAACGGCGGTTTATTGGGAAAACAAATAGAATTATTAAAAACAGATAATAAATCTGCATCTGATGAAAGTATCAATCAAGCAACAAAATTAATAGTACAGGATAAAGTTGTTGCAATATTGGGACCTGCCACAACAGGTGCAACAAAAGCTGCTTCATCTATTGCAATGGATAAAAAAGTTCCATTAATAACTCCTTCCGGTACTTCTCTTGATGTTACTGTAGACCCTAATACAAATAAGGTCAAAAGTGAGATTTTCAGGGCATGTTATACAGACCCATACCAAGGCAAGGTTATGGGAGAGTTTGCTGCAAAGGATTTAAAGGCAAAGAACGCAATTTTATATATAGATGATAAAAGCGACTACAGCAAGGGGTTAGCGCAGAGTTTCAAAGAGCAGTTTGAAAAACTCGGCGGCAAAATAATTGATAAGGAAGCATATGTTGCAAATGACCAGGACTTCAAATCTGCTTTAACTAAAATAAAGGGTTTAAATGCTGATGTTATATTTGTTCCGGGTTATTATCAGGATACAGCTAAAATTGTAAGACAAGCAAGAGAAATGGGAATAAATACGCCTTTCTTAGGTGGTGACGGATGGGATTCACCAGACTTAGTAAAAATCGCCGGAGCATCTGCACTAAATAATGTATATTACAGCAATCACTTTATTTCATCAGATCCTGACAAGACTGTACAGGATTTTATACAGAAATACAAAGCGGCATACGGTGTTGAACCAGATGCATTTGCAGCATTGGGCTATGATTCGGCAGGTATGCTTGTACAGGCAATAAAAAATGCCAATTCAGCTGATCCAGCAAAAATAACAGATGCTTTATCTAAACTGCAAAATTTCAAAGGTGTAACAGGTTCAATAACAATAGATAAGCAGCATAATCCTATTAAACAAACAGTTATAATAGAATTAAAGGATGGTAAACAAATTCTTAAAAAGAAAATAAGTGCAAAATAA
- a CDS encoding DNA-3-methyladenine glycosylase family protein: MKYLVEMTGTKVIVHGIRDFNLRETLECGQCFRWNEEKDGSYTGVAFDRVINVKLDGDILIIDNTNLSDFNDIWFDYFDLGRDYGRIKDILSQDEVLKEAIKYGEGIRILRQDTWETLISFIISQNNRISQIKKVIENLSKALGHPIYYKDSVYYTFPKIKDIIVSDAEILNSSKCGFRAKYIIDAASKIFDEEINLFELQLYDTDFIRDLLMRIKGVGEKVADCVILYSIGRYEVFPVDVWIKKAVEFLYLKKKITNKDIQYFAKEKFRELAGFAQQYLFYYAKDHVSKEKFIEREK; the protein is encoded by the coding sequence ATGAAATATTTAGTTGAGATGACAGGGACAAAGGTTATTGTTCATGGAATCAGGGATTTTAATTTGAGAGAAACACTTGAGTGTGGACAATGTTTCAGATGGAATGAAGAAAAAGATGGAAGTTATACAGGTGTAGCTTTTGACAGGGTTATAAATGTGAAATTGGACGGGGATATTTTAATCATAGATAATACAAATCTGTCAGATTTTAATGATATATGGTTTGACTATTTTGACCTTGGAAGGGATTATGGAAGAATAAAAGATATTTTATCGCAGGATGAGGTCCTGAAGGAAGCTATTAAATATGGTGAAGGAATACGGATACTAAGACAGGATACTTGGGAAACCTTGATTTCTTTCATAATATCTCAAAATAATAGAATATCTCAAATAAAAAAGGTAATTGAAAACTTAAGCAAGGCATTGGGACATCCGATTTATTACAAGGACAGTGTGTATTATACGTTTCCAAAGATTAAGGATATAATTGTTTCTGATGCAGAGATTTTAAACAGCAGTAAGTGTGGTTTTAGGGCAAAATATATTATCGATGCAGCAAGTAAAATATTTGATGAAGAAATAAATCTTTTTGAATTACAGCTTTATGATACTGATTTTATAAGAGATTTGTTGATGAGAATTAAGGGTGTTGGAGAAAAGGTAGCAGACTGTGTAATCTTGTATTCCATTGGCAGATATGAGGTTTTTCCTGTAGATGTCTGGATAAAGAAGGCTGTTGAATTTTTATATCTTAAAAAGAAGATAACCAATAAGGATATTCAATATTTTGCAAAGGAAAAGTTCAGAGAGCTTGCAGGTTTTGCACAACAGTATCTTTTTTATTATGCTAAGGATCATGTATCAAAAGAAAAATTCATAGAAAGGGAAAAATGA
- a CDS encoding DUF554 domain-containing protein, translated as MLGTLVNTVSIIIGGTIGTLLKIGISDRFKKIIMQGLSLSVLVIGLDNALKYKNLLLVIISIVIGCIIGEAIDIERLLNNFGNSIEKKFAKNDGNSNISKGFVTTSLIYCVGAMSIVGALKDGLQGDHSILYAKSMLDGISAIIFGSTFGIGVVLSSVSVFLYQGIITIGSSFLQELLTKSIIVDMSAIGGILIIGISLNILNIIKIKVGNMLPAIFIPIVYQLLLKIFWR; from the coding sequence ATGCTTGGAACATTAGTGAATACTGTATCAATTATAATTGGAGGTACAATTGGAACTTTATTAAAAATAGGTATATCTGATAGATTTAAGAAAATTATAATGCAGGGATTATCCCTAAGTGTCCTTGTTATAGGTTTGGATAATGCATTAAAATATAAAAATCTTTTGCTTGTTATCATAAGTATTGTAATTGGTTGTATAATAGGTGAAGCAATAGATATTGAAAGATTGCTTAATAATTTTGGCAACAGTATCGAGAAGAAATTTGCAAAGAATGACGGTAATTCAAATATAAGTAAAGGATTTGTTACGACAAGTTTAATTTACTGTGTTGGTGCAATGTCAATTGTTGGTGCATTAAAAGACGGGCTGCAGGGTGATCACAGTATTTTGTATGCAAAATCAATGCTGGATGGTATTTCTGCTATAATTTTTGGCTCAACATTTGGCATAGGTGTTGTGCTTTCTTCGGTATCTGTTTTTTTATATCAGGGTATAATAACCATAGGTTCTTCATTTCTTCAGGAGCTTTTGACAAAATCAATTATTGTTGATATGTCAGCTATTGGCGGAATTCTTATCATAGGTATTTCTTTAAATATATTGAATATTATAAAAATAAAGGTGGGGAATATGCTTCCTGCCATCTTTATACCTATTGTGTATCAATTATTATTAAAGATATTTTGGAGGTAA
- a CDS encoding SH3 domain-containing protein, producing the protein MLHADYWIGKIHDADKVIMTKNEISKFNQKIIERINKVYNLEKYKESLTKDELMGYINEYKVPTKERYFTNGNVVTKDFYDSLIENTNLVGIKKINPVKYGITVRDTSIRTFPTDTGIYSIKGDNEFDRFQETGCQAIEPVIILHTSYDGKWFFVQMYNYRGWVKKDDIAIAKDKKEIFDYLDTKDFIVVTGNCIRTQFNRLDKDISELEFDMGTRIPIEINKLVSIGNQNAFGNHDVKLPTRDVNGNLVFKDALVSMLQDINIGYLPYTRANILRQAFKLLGDRYGWGDIFNGRDCSSFIMYVYKTFGFRLPRNANEQEESAGISYKFGEGTKVWERIQLFNEVKPGAAIYMPGHAMIYIGTENGIPYIIHDFSGYGIKKGNEYEFVPVNEVGVTSTLLLTSSGTPFIEKFTSILQFEDKI; encoded by the coding sequence ATGCTTCATGCGGATTACTGGATCGGGAAAATTCATGATGCTGATAAAGTAATAATGACGAAAAATGAGATAAGCAAATTTAATCAAAAGATAATAGAAAGAATTAATAAGGTATATAATCTTGAAAAATACAAAGAAAGTCTTACAAAAGATGAATTAATGGGGTATATTAATGAATACAAAGTCCCTACAAAAGAAAGATATTTTACTAATGGAAATGTCGTGACAAAAGATTTTTATGATTCTTTAATAGAAAATACAAATTTAGTTGGTATTAAAAAAATAAACCCTGTAAAATATGGGATAACGGTAAGAGATACCTCCATACGGACATTTCCGACAGATACCGGTATATATAGCATAAAAGGGGATAATGAATTTGATAGATTTCAAGAAACGGGATGTCAAGCAATAGAACCTGTTATTATACTTCATACAAGTTATGATGGTAAATGGTTTTTTGTGCAGATGTACAATTACAGGGGATGGGTTAAAAAAGATGATATAGCCATTGCCAAAGACAAAAAGGAAATATTTGATTATTTAGATACAAAGGATTTTATAGTTGTAACAGGAAATTGCATAAGGACTCAATTTAACCGATTAGATAAAGATATTTCAGAATTAGAATTTGATATGGGTACAAGGATACCCATAGAAATTAATAAGCTTGTAAGTATAGGCAATCAAAATGCATTTGGAAATCATGATGTTAAGTTGCCTACAAGAGATGTTAATGGAAATCTTGTATTTAAAGATGCATTGGTATCAATGTTGCAAGATATAAATATAGGTTACCTTCCATATACGAGAGCAAATATTTTAAGACAAGCATTTAAACTTCTTGGTGATAGGTATGGCTGGGGTGACATCTTTAATGGAAGGGATTGCTCAAGCTTTATAATGTATGTATATAAGACATTTGGATTTAGACTTCCAAGGAACGCCAATGAACAAGAAGAGAGTGCTGGTATATCATATAAATTTGGAGAAGGAACAAAGGTGTGGGAAAGAATACAGCTTTTTAATGAAGTAAAACCAGGTGCTGCTATATATATGCCTGGTCATGCTATGATATATATAGGAACTGAAAATGGAATTCCGTATATTATACATGACTTTAGCGGATATGGTATAAAAAAGGGAAATGAATATGAATTTGTTCCGGTAAATGAAGTTGGAGTGACCTCGACGCTTTTACTGACTTCATCAGGAACGCCTTTTATTGAAAAATTCACATCAATTCTTCAATTTGAGGATAAGATTTGA
- a CDS encoding branched-chain amino acid ABC transporter permease: protein MKTFIEQLINGLSLGSIYALIALGYTMVYGIMKLINFAHGDIYMVGAFTGFFASTTLHLGFIPSLLLAMLVSTIFGVTIERIAYRPLRGKSKISILITAIGVSLFLENSGIILFTPRTRTYPQIFKQHVYSLLNGYVTISNQQIVIFVVSIIMMVGLQFIIYKTKIGKAMRAVSLDPDAAKLMGVNVDNTVSFTFAIGSALAAVAGVLVGIYYNSIDPLMGIMPGLKAFIAAVLGGIGIIPGAMVGGLLMGVIEAMVSGYGSSLYRDGVAFALLIIILIIKPAGLFGKNIREKV, encoded by the coding sequence ATGAAGACATTCATCGAACAACTAATAAATGGTCTTTCACTGGGAAGTATATATGCATTGATTGCTCTTGGATATACAATGGTATATGGAATAATGAAACTTATAAACTTCGCCCATGGAGATATATACATGGTAGGAGCATTTACAGGCTTTTTTGCATCCACTACCTTACATCTTGGTTTTATCCCGTCACTGCTTTTGGCGATGCTTGTAAGCACCATTTTCGGTGTTACAATCGAACGTATAGCATATAGACCTTTAAGAGGAAAATCTAAAATATCAATATTAATAACAGCAATTGGTGTTTCGCTTTTTCTTGAAAACAGTGGTATAATTCTTTTTACACCAAGAACAAGAACATATCCGCAGATATTTAAGCAACATGTTTATTCGCTTTTGAATGGATATGTAACAATATCAAACCAGCAAATTGTTATATTCGTTGTTTCAATTATAATGATGGTAGGATTACAATTTATAATTTATAAAACTAAAATAGGTAAAGCAATGAGAGCGGTGTCCCTTGACCCTGATGCCGCAAAGCTTATGGGAGTTAATGTTGATAATACAGTATCATTTACTTTCGCTATAGGTTCAGCCCTTGCAGCTGTTGCAGGTGTCCTTGTAGGTATTTACTATAACTCTATTGACCCTTTAATGGGCATTATGCCAGGATTAAAGGCTTTTATAGCCGCTGTTTTAGGAGGCATCGGCATAATACCTGGTGCTATGGTGGGTGGTCTTTTAATGGGTGTCATTGAAGCAATGGTATCAGGATACGGCAGTTCTCTATACAGGGACGGTGTTGCATTTGCCTTACTGATAATAATCCTTATAATTAAGCCTGCGGGATTATTTGGTAAAAATATCAGGGAGAAAGTGTAG
- a CDS encoding OmpA/MotB family protein, with protein sequence MKKLEENKKENKERWLLTYSDMITLLMIFFIVMYTISSVNAEKFAKIANVLSKTFDGSQYAIGQYSGTSVVPGDLGNKGTSGVQNDLKEVEKQVNAFIKENNLQGKITDYINERGLVISLQDTLLFDLGSADVHLNEKDTVIKLGNMLKTLPNQIRVEGFTDNIPIYNNNFHSNWELSVIRATNVVKILVDEVKINPERISAVGYGEYRPIAPNDSDKNRQLNRRVDIVIMNVEYNKWEPKN encoded by the coding sequence ATGAAAAAGCTTGAAGAGAATAAAAAGGAAAATAAAGAGAGGTGGCTTCTTACATATTCGGATATGATTACATTGCTCATGATTTTTTTTATAGTTATGTATACGATAAGTTCGGTAAATGCTGAAAAGTTTGCAAAGATAGCAAATGTTTTAAGTAAAACATTTGATGGTTCTCAATATGCGATAGGACAGTACAGCGGCACGAGCGTTGTACCGGGAGATCTTGGAAACAAAGGGACTTCAGGTGTTCAGAATGATTTGAAGGAAGTAGAAAAACAGGTTAATGCCTTTATTAAAGAAAATAATCTTCAAGGCAAGATTACAGATTATATCAACGAGAGAGGGCTTGTTATTAGTTTGCAGGATACTCTTCTTTTCGACCTTGGTTCTGCAGATGTGCATCTTAATGAAAAGGATACGGTAATTAAATTAGGTAATATGTTAAAAACTCTTCCAAATCAAATCAGGGTAGAAGGCTTTACAGATAATATTCCCATATACAATAATAATTTTCATTCCAATTGGGAACTTTCCGTAATAAGAGCAACCAATGTAGTGAAAATTCTTGTAGATGAGGTTAAAATAAATCCAGAAAGAATATCTGCTGTCGGATATGGGGAATATAGACCGATAGCCCCGAATGATAGTGATAAAAACAGGCAATTAAACAGGAGAGTTGATATAGTTATTATGAATGTGGAATATAATAAATGGGAGCCAAAGAATTAG
- a CDS encoding flagellar motor protein, with amino-acid sequence MDLATLLGIIIGVGSVIFAFIIEGGTLGSLITVSAALIVFGGTIGATMVSYSMKDMLKLPRLIAVAFKEEKEHHNEIIKYFVYLSQKARSEGLLSLEQEINSEEMKNFDPILKECIEFVVDGADIELIKTTMENKIYVEEHAQKMDAEIFEAAGGYAPTMGIIGTVMGLVHVLGNLSEPDKLGPAIAAAFIATLYGISSANLFWLPIGQKLKNRANKKRTEREIILEGSLSLQVGENPKILEKKLRTFITDSAKKEDNTGMKDSDIANEKA; translated from the coding sequence ATGGATTTAGCCACATTATTAGGAATTATTATTGGCGTTGGTTCAGTAATATTTGCGTTTATCATTGAAGGCGGCACTTTAGGGTCATTAATAACCGTATCGGCTGCATTGATTGTTTTTGGAGGTACGATAGGAGCTACGATGGTTTCATATTCGATGAAGGATATGTTAAAACTTCCACGTCTTATAGCCGTTGCTTTTAAAGAAGAAAAGGAACACCATAATGAAATAATAAAATACTTTGTATATTTATCGCAAAAAGCGAGAAGTGAAGGTTTATTAAGCCTTGAACAGGAAATAAATTCTGAAGAAATGAAAAATTTTGATCCTATTTTAAAAGAATGTATCGAATTTGTTGTCGATGGAGCGGATATTGAGCTTATTAAAACAACTATGGAAAATAAAATTTATGTTGAAGAACATGCTCAGAAAATGGATGCAGAAATCTTTGAAGCGGCAGGAGGTTATGCTCCTACGATGGGTATTATAGGTACGGTTATGGGACTTGTACATGTTTTGGGTAATTTAAGCGAACCTGATAAATTAGGTCCTGCTATTGCTGCTGCATTTATCGCGACACTATATGGTATTAGTTCGGCAAATCTTTTTTGGCTGCCAATCGGGCAGAAATTAAAAAACAGGGCAAACAAAAAAAGGACTGAAAGAGAAATTATTTTAGAGGGAAGTTTATCGCTGCAGGTTGGGGAAAATCCAAAGATACTGGAGAAAAAACTGCGCACCTTTATAACAGATAGTGCTAAAAAAGAAGATAATACCGGGATGAAGGACAGTGATATTGCAAATGAAAAAGCTTGA
- a CDS encoding HutP family protein, with translation MKNIKSIDIARVAISMAMSSREDEITLKERFRQQGIKVAAVDYGGEYINSISKIIERAVVAAKREGVIEDNHVGEGAVAGASHDAIMQIKDKAMGLNIGGKIGIAFYGEHLCVCGLFAVGMLNLNEAAIGLGHRSLRY, from the coding sequence ATGAAGAATATTAAAAGCATTGATATTGCAAGGGTGGCTATTAGTATGGCAATGTCAAGCAGAGAAGATGAAATCACATTAAAAGAAAGGTTCAGACAACAGGGGATCAAGGTTGCTGCTGTTGATTATGGCGGTGAATATATAAATTCTATTTCAAAGATAATAGAAAGGGCTGTTGTTGCTGCAAAAAGAGAGGGTGTTATAGAGGATAACCATGTAGGGGAAGGGGCTGTCGCAGGTGCTTCACATGATGCGATAATGCAAATAAAAGATAAGGCTATGGGGTTAAATATAGGCGGAAAGATTGGCATAGCCTTTTATGGTGAACACCTATGTGTTTGTGGGCTTTTTGCAGTAGGCATGTTGAATTTAAATGAAGCTGCGATTGGATTGGGACACAGGTCATTAAGATATTAA
- a CDS encoding ABC transporter ATP-binding protein: MLEIKDLYVSYGMVNALKGINLKVMDNEIVTIIGANGAGKSTTLMTISGILKPKKGTIRYNNIDITKKHAPDIVGMGICQVPEGRRIFTNMTVLENLEMGAYLRKDKMISTDMEKVFQLFPRLKERRKQVAGTLSGGEQQMLAIGRALMSKPKMLLLDEPSMGLAPIVVQDIFKTIKSINKSGTTILLVEQNAKMALSIADRAYVLETGKISLEGEATVLINDERVKKAYLGG, translated from the coding sequence ATGCTTGAAATTAAGGATTTATATGTATCATATGGTATGGTTAATGCCCTCAAAGGGATAAACTTGAAAGTAATGGATAATGAAATTGTAACAATAATCGGTGCAAATGGTGCGGGTAAAAGCACGACTTTAATGACAATTTCCGGTATATTAAAGCCTAAAAAAGGAACCATAAGGTACAATAACATTGACATTACTAAAAAACATGCTCCGGATATAGTAGGTATGGGTATATGTCAAGTCCCTGAAGGAAGGCGTATATTTACAAACATGACGGTTCTGGAGAATCTTGAAATGGGTGCATACCTTAGAAAAGATAAAATGATATCGACTGATATGGAAAAAGTATTTCAACTTTTCCCAAGATTAAAAGAACGCCGCAAACAAGTAGCCGGCACCTTGAGCGGCGGAGAACAGCAGATGCTGGCAATAGGGAGAGCTTTGATGTCAAAACCAAAAATGCTTTTGTTGGACGAACCCTCTATGGGTCTTGCTCCAATAGTAGTACAAGATATATTTAAGACCATAAAAAGTATTAATAAAAGCGGTACCACAATCCTTCTTGTAGAACAAAATGCAAAAATGGCACTATCCATCGCTGATCGTGCTTATGTATTAGAAACAGGTAAGATATCGCTTGAAGGAGAAGCTACTGTGTTAATAAATGATGAAAGGGTAAAAAAGGCATATTTAGGAGGATAG
- a CDS encoding redox-sensing transcriptional repressor Rex gives MAKKSIVSMAVIRRLPRYHRYLEELLKNDIKRISSKELSEKMGVTASQIRQDLNNYGGFGQQGYGYNVEELYNTISKILGLDRTYNTIVIGAGNLGQAIARYTNFERKGFKVKGIFDIKSDLIGTKIKDIEIMDIDKLNEFISNNNIDIAILCIPKDNAQKIADRLTKNGIKAIWNFSPIDLRVPDDVILENVHLSDSLLTVSYRLNEEDLFKNSTEEK, from the coding sequence ATGGCAAAAAAGTCTATTGTTTCTATGGCTGTAATTAGGAGGCTTCCCAGATATCACAGATATCTTGAAGAGCTTTTAAAGAATGATATAAAGCGTATCTCTTCAAAAGAATTGAGTGAAAAGATGGGGGTTACGGCTTCGCAAATAAGACAGGATTTAAATAATTATGGTGGGTTTGGTCAGCAAGGCTATGGATATAATGTTGAAGAACTGTACAATACAATATCAAAGATATTGGGGCTTGACAGGACATATAATACAATAGTTATAGGTGCCGGCAATCTTGGACAGGCAATTGCAAGATATACAAATTTTGAAAGAAAAGGATTCAAAGTAAAGGGCATATTTGATATTAAGTCGGATTTAATCGGAACAAAGATTAAAGATATTGAAATAATGGACATTGATAAACTAAATGAATTTATTTCAAATAATAATATCGATATAGCTATACTTTGTATTCCTAAGGACAATGCACAGAAAATAGCAGATAGGCTTACAAAAAACGGAATTAAAGCTATATGGAATTTTTCTCCTATTGATTTGCGGGTACCTGATGATGTTATATTGGAAAATGTCCATTTAAGCGATAGTTTATTGACAGTATCTTACAGATTAAATGAAGAAGATTTATTTAAAAACAGTACAGAAGAAAAATAA